The Candidatus Cloacimonadota bacterium genome includes the window ATCGTTATATTTATACACTCGAGGTGGCAACACCCTTGCTGCATGGAGTATTATCAGCCTAGTCAGGCAATATTGCGAAGAACTTGAGATAATTGTGCCATCGAAAGCTCATAGCGCGGGTACTCTTATGTGTCTGGGATCATCCAAAATTGTTATGACAAAGCAATCGACTCTCGGCCCCATCGATCCCAACATTAATACACCTCTTAATCCACCAATTCCTACTGTCCCTGGTCAGACCTTTCCAGTTAGTGTCGAAGCAATCAACGGATATATTGAGCTCGTTAAAAAGGAATTTGGTATAACTGATAATAACGCACTTGTCGACGTTGTTAAAGTTCTATCAGACAAGATACATCCGTTAGTACTTGGAGAAGTTTATAGGGCAAGAGCCCAGATTAAGATGCTTGCAAAAAAATTACTGGCACTTCATTTACCTCAAGCTGATGAGGATAAAATTGATAGAATTGTTAGTTTCCTTTGTACCGATTCTGGTAGCCATGATTATACGATAAACCTTGTCGATGCAAGAGAACTTGGATTGAATATTGAAGAAGCAGATAAGCCCAATCGGGAGATTATTAACGGCATATTTTCAACAGTTTCAGAAGATTTAGAACTGGATGTACCTTTCGATCCAATTAGATTGCTCGGGCCAAACGACACAGCTAAATATTGCAACAAAAGAGCAATAATTCAGAGTATATATGGTGGTCAAGTATCTTTTATTACTGAGGGTATGTTAACATTGAGCAATGACAACGGTAATAATATCGTAAGGGAAAATCGAGCTTTTGAAGGATGGAGAAATGAGCAATAACTCAAGCAGCCAGCGTATGATTTCCAATACAGCTAAACAAATTGGATATATCAATTATTCTAATAGTTCCGACAGGTTTTCGGGATTTTTTACCTATAAACAGGATTTTATAAGTAGACTGTTTACCTTACCTGCTCTCAAAAGACCAAATCAAATAACAAAAGCTGCCATAGAAGAAACAAGGGAACTAGACAAATGCACTAGATTCGACACGATTAATGACCTATTTAATGATCTAGAGAATTGAATTGCTTCAGATTTTTCGGACTTCCCGATTTAAGCGGGATTTTAAGAACTATCAGTATAATGAGGGTCTTAAAGACTTGTTGTGGGAGATTATTGATTCATTAAGAAATGAAAGACCTCTACCGGCGAATTACAGAGACCACCAATTAAAAGGAGAGTTTAGTATGTGTAGAGAATGCCATATCACACCTGATATTTTACTAATTTACAGAATTGAGAATTCATCATTATTTCTAATCAGAATGGGCTCACATTCTGATTTATTTTAGCGGCATAAATACATGTTGAGACTTGCACTGATTCTGGATGATTTGACAATTTGCTGTCACAAACTGAGGTCATTTCGGCTATTTTGTCAAACGGATATCTCAATTTGACATTCAGGTGTCACTTATAAACGTCATTTCATAATTACACCTGCCATTTTGCATCCGGGCTCCTCCGCCCCATCCCTCTCCCCACCTGCCTTCCAGACCCATCCATATTTTTCCTTGACAGTATGGTGTAAATCAAATTTACAGTAACATGTCAAGTGATTGACAGAGGATAGAGGAAAAATGAAAGACAAATTGACTTTTCAGTTGCGCGACTTCATCGTCCAGCGTTTTCCGCTTGCCAGGCTGCTTGGCAGTTTGAAGGACCAGGATTCCAGTCACCTGGTGGAAATCATCGGTGGCAGCGGCAGCGGCAAATCCTATTTGGTGAAGCCCTTGCTCGAAGGTTTGCAAGATTCCCAGAGCCGGGTGAATCGCTATTCCCCGCGTGTGTTTGCCTTCAACCAGTTCATCCCCGTGCTGCGGCAAATCTGCGATGTGGATGAAACACTTTTGGAGGAGCTTTTCGAGGAAAACAGACAGCATTTCCGCACCGGCCGCAAGTATGATTTCTTCTATTTCCTGACCGAGCGCTTGAACCAGAAAAAGCTGCTGAAACCCTGCGCCCTGATTATCGACGATGGCGACGCGCTGGATTCCTACACCCGTGATTACCTGCAATATCTGGTGCAATACGCGCCCGACGCCGGCATCCAAATCATTATCCTCTCCCAAAAGCGGCTGTTTTCATTTTCCCAAAGCGAAAGTGTTCCCGCGCTCAGCGTTGACGACCTGCAAAAGCTGGTCCACAATGTGTTTTCCGAAGAGGAACTGGGCTATGTGACCGAAAGCGAAATCCTGCACCAGCTCTCCGACGGAAACCTTTTGGTGGTGGAAAGCATCATCGCCCAGATGTTGTCTGGGAAAAAGCCGAAATTTGACCTCACCCCCTTCCTGGACAAGAGCCACGACCCCCAGCAGATTTATATGGACACCCTGGAAAGCCTCAGCGAAAGCCAGCGTCAGTTGCTTTTGGCGATGTTTGTTTTGGATGGCGGCTTGAGCGCGGCACAGGTTCGCGCCTTCGGATGGGGCAAAAGCCATAAAAAAGACCTCGAAATCCTGGAAGAACGCGGCTTGGCAAGCTGTTTGGAAGACGGCTGTCTGGTTCAAAAGAAAAAATCGCTCAAAATCTGGCTGGAGCAAAATCCAGAGGCGCTTTCCGGTGAATTTTTGGAAAAACTGAAAAAACTGATGGAAGATGAGGAGGAACACCTCCAAACCCTGATCCGGCTTTTGATGCGCCAGAAGAAATACGTCGCCGCTCCCTTTGAGGGTCTCATCGGCGAATTGGAAACGCTTTGTGACCACGACAAGCTTTTGGAGCTCTACCGCTATCAACTCAAACAGACCAAAAAACCCGCGCTGAAACTGGCTTTGCAGCAAAAAATCGCCGAGGCTCACAGCGGGTTGAACCAATTGGACGAAGCGGGCGAACACCTGCGCCAAGCGCTTCACATCTGCACGGAACACTCCCTCCCCGCTGAAGAAACGGTTCATAAGCTTGCTTCGAACCTCTTCGTGGCAAACAGCACCGCCTTCGCGCTGGAAATCATCCGAAAATTCGCCCCGCAAAACATCGACCCCATCTGGCACGCGAAAATCCTGCTGCTCAAAGCCGACATCCTGGCTGAAACTGAGGAATATGACGCCGCGATTACGATTTTGGAGGATATCACCCGCCAGGTTGGGCCCATCGACGACAAAACCCAGCGCTGGACGATTCAGGGTGAAGCCAGAAAAATCAAGGGTAAAATCCACTATTACGTGAACGAATGGGAACAGAGCGAAGAGGCTTTCAAAGAAGCTGAAAACTATTACAACCTCGCCAAAGACAGCCGCGGCCTGGCTGCGATTTTCAACAATCTGGCGGTTCTCTATATGTTCCAGGGCGATTGGGAACGCAGCGAAACCTATTTCCTCCGCAGCCTGGAATTGGAGCAAAAGCTCTTCAACCTCAACGGTATCTCCGTCTGTTACAACAACTTGGGCAGCCTGATGGACGACACGGGCGACACCGCCAAAGCCCTGAAATATCTGGAACAGGCTCTCAAGCTGCAAAAAATGCTGAACGAGCCCTATAACATCACCAATATCTACAACAATATCGGTGTGACCCTGATGGATCATGGCGAATATGATGAAGCGGAAGATTCGCTGCAAAAGTCTCTGCAAACCGGCATCGACTTTGGTTTTTACCGCAATATCGTGGCATCGCTGAACAACCTCGGCGCGCTCCAATTCAAAAAAGGTGACTGGGCGCAGTCCATCGCGCTTTATGAACAAGCCATCAAAAAAAGTGAGGAAAACAACTTCACGGAAGGGCTGCTGCGTTCCTTCAGCAATCTGGGCGAAGTTTATGAAAAACAGGACGAGCTGAACCTAGCTTACGACCTCTGTTTCAAAGGCTTGGAGCTTCTGCCAGCCGTCAGCGACGACTATATCAAAGCCGAATTGCATGGCAACCTGGGCAGCGTGCTCACCAAGCTGCGAAAATTCAAGGAAGCCTATTCATACCTGGTGGAAAGCCTCGATTTTTTCAAATCCATCAACGCCCGGGACAAGATTGTGGAAGGCTTTTTGAAGCAGGCTTACTATTTCATTCTGACCAGAAACAGCGAAAGCGCGGATTATTATCTGAACCAAGCGCTCAAGATGGCGACAGAACAGCACCGCCGTTTCGACATCGGAAAAGCCCACTATCTGCGCGCACTTTTGGAACGAAAAAACCTGGAATCCGCCAAGCAAAACCTCCACGAAGCCATCGAGATTTTCGTGGAAACATCCAGCATCTACGAGCTTTCCCTGGCAAATTATGAACTGGCGGAAGTGCTCTACGAGCTCGAGGACTGGGAAAAAGCGCTGGAAATCCTCAAAGCGAACAAGAAAGTGATTCAACAGTATGGCTCCATCAAGCTTTTGGAAAAAAACGACATCCTGAAGGACAAAATCTCGCGGGAATATGCCGCCCAGATGAAGGACGTGCAATTTGAGGAAAACCTGCTGAATCAATTCTATGAAATCACCCAAAAGCTCAACAGCCTCACGGATTTGGAAGTTTTAACCGAGCACGCGCTGGACAGCCTGATAGAGATTTCGGAAGCCGATGGTGGAATTTTGTGTCTGCATGGAAATGAAACCCTGCCCGACGCTTGGGACTACAAACTTTTCCGAAACTTCTCCCATGACAGCCAATTTTATGACGACTTTATGAACGCCTGCTCCCGCTCCTACCGCGAAAACGAGATTGAAAACCACAAACAGCCCCATTTCGCGCCCTCTTTCAATCATATTTTGGTCCTCCCGCTCGCCATCCGCAGCGACGTTTTGGGCGTGGTTTTGCTCTTCAGCAAAAGCGGTTCCCACTATTTTTCCGAGCGCATCGTGAATCTGCTCAGCGCGCTTGCCAACCAGGTTATCGTGATCATCGAAAATGTGCGTTCTGCCAGCCTGGAAAAGACCCACGCCACCATTCGCGAACAGCTTTTATCGGATAATCTCTACGCCAATATCATCGGCAAAAGCCCTGAAATGCAGAAAATCTTTGAAATCATCGAAAAGGTGAAGGACACGCCCACCACGGTGCTTTTGGAAGGACCCAGCGGAACAGGTAAAGAATTGATAGCCCGTGCTTTGCACTATGGCAGCCGCAGACGGAACAAGGCTTTTGTGGCGCAATATTGTGGCGCGCTGCCGGAAACCCTGTTGGAAAGCGAACTTTTCGGTCACGTGAAAGGCTCCTTCACCGGCGCCGCCTACGACAAAAAAGGTCTGTTCGAAATCGCCGACAGCGGCACCTTCTTCCTGGATGAGATTGCCGATATCAGTCAAAGCACCCAGGCAAAGCTGTTGCGCTTTTTGCAGGAAGGCGAAGTGAAGCGGGTGGGCTCCACCAAAACGGAAAAGGTGAATGTCCGCGTGGTTTGCGCCACAAACGTTTCCCTGGAAGAAAAGGTGAAATCTGGGGATTTCAGACTGGATCTATATTACAGGCTGAACGTCATCCGCATCCGGGTTCCCTCTTTGAAAGAACGCACCGGAGATGTGCCTCTGCTCGCCATCCACTTTTTGGATAAATACAACACCCGCATGGAAAAAGAGTTGCAAGGTTTCAGTGATGACGCCATGAAGGTTTTGGAAGGCTACGAATGGCCTGGAAACGTGCGTCAGCTCGAAAACGAGATCGAACGCGCCGTGACCTTGGTGGAACCGGGCTCCATCATCCGCGCCAGCGATTTTTCGGACGAAGTTCGCCGCTACATCGAAAATCAAAAAACCATCAGCATGCTCACAGGGCGTAAAAC containing:
- a CDS encoding serine protease; the protein is MNLTQDRVQLIQKLEEIRNTKALLYITGDRPGWETQVHQEVLGHFAKHLELMIDKSKVPRISLYLYTRGGNTLAAWSIISLVRQYCEELEIIVPSKAHSAGTLMCLGSSKIVMTKQSTLGPIDPNINTPLNPPIPTVPGQTFPVSVEAINGYIELVKKEFGITDNNALVDVVKVLSDKIHPLVLGEVYRARAQIKMLAKKLLALHLPQADEDKIDRIVSFLCTDSGSHDYTINLVDARELGLNIEEADKPNREIINGIFSTVSEDLELDVPFDPIRLLGPNDTAKYCNKRAIIQSIYGGQVSFITEGMLTLSNDNGNNIVRENRAFEGWRNEQ
- a CDS encoding type II toxin-antitoxin system YafQ family toxin, which produces MLQIFRTSRFKRDFKNYQYNEGLKDLLWEIIDSLRNERPLPANYRDHQLKGEFSMCRECHITPDILLIYRIENSSLFLIRMGSHSDLF
- a CDS encoding sigma 54-interacting transcriptional regulator, which translates into the protein MKDKLTFQLRDFIVQRFPLARLLGSLKDQDSSHLVEIIGGSGSGKSYLVKPLLEGLQDSQSRVNRYSPRVFAFNQFIPVLRQICDVDETLLEELFEENRQHFRTGRKYDFFYFLTERLNQKKLLKPCALIIDDGDALDSYTRDYLQYLVQYAPDAGIQIIILSQKRLFSFSQSESVPALSVDDLQKLVHNVFSEEELGYVTESEILHQLSDGNLLVVESIIAQMLSGKKPKFDLTPFLDKSHDPQQIYMDTLESLSESQRQLLLAMFVLDGGLSAAQVRAFGWGKSHKKDLEILEERGLASCLEDGCLVQKKKSLKIWLEQNPEALSGEFLEKLKKLMEDEEEHLQTLIRLLMRQKKYVAAPFEGLIGELETLCDHDKLLELYRYQLKQTKKPALKLALQQKIAEAHSGLNQLDEAGEHLRQALHICTEHSLPAEETVHKLASNLFVANSTAFALEIIRKFAPQNIDPIWHAKILLLKADILAETEEYDAAITILEDITRQVGPIDDKTQRWTIQGEARKIKGKIHYYVNEWEQSEEAFKEAENYYNLAKDSRGLAAIFNNLAVLYMFQGDWERSETYFLRSLELEQKLFNLNGISVCYNNLGSLMDDTGDTAKALKYLEQALKLQKMLNEPYNITNIYNNIGVTLMDHGEYDEAEDSLQKSLQTGIDFGFYRNIVASLNNLGALQFKKGDWAQSIALYEQAIKKSEENNFTEGLLRSFSNLGEVYEKQDELNLAYDLCFKGLELLPAVSDDYIKAELHGNLGSVLTKLRKFKEAYSYLVESLDFFKSINARDKIVEGFLKQAYYFILTRNSESADYYLNQALKMATEQHRRFDIGKAHYLRALLERKNLESAKQNLHEAIEIFVETSSIYELSLANYELAEVLYELEDWEKALEILKANKKVIQQYGSIKLLEKNDILKDKISREYAAQMKDVQFEENLLNQFYEITQKLNSLTDLEVLTEHALDSLIEISEADGGILCLHGNETLPDAWDYKLFRNFSHDSQFYDDFMNACSRSYRENEIENHKQPHFAPSFNHILVLPLAIRSDVLGVVLLFSKSGSHYFSERIVNLLSALANQVIVIIENVRSASLEKTHATIREQLLSDNLYANIIGKSPEMQKIFEIIEKVKDTPTTVLLEGPSGTGKELIARALHYGSRRRNKAFVAQYCGALPETLLESELFGHVKGSFTGAAYDKKGLFEIADSGTFFLDEIADISQSTQAKLLRFLQEGEVKRVGSTKTEKVNVRVVCATNVSLEEKVKSGDFRLDLYYRLNVIRIRVPSLKERTGDVPLLAIHFLDKYNTRMEKELQGFSDDAMKVLEGYEWPGNVRQLENEIERAVTLVEPGSIIRASDFSDEVRRYIENQKTISMLTGRKTLKEALEELERDMILAAMEATDWNQTQAAKDLGISRQGLIQKLKRFNLDKDDN